The Rhopalosiphum maidis isolate BTI-1 chromosome 2, ASM367621v3, whole genome shotgun sequence genome segment taattgaaattaattctattaataaaaatgcaaaccAAGATAcactaatttaatgtattcatatttatgatacatatattaatattttattattatataatataataaaggagTCTACGGGGATTCAATAGGaccattttatcatttttacctTATTTAACCTATGATATGTCACATCCACATAGTGAAATCACTCATTTCATGAGCTGGATATCCAGATAGTGAATTtcgaaaaaatacattatatggaCATCCATTTCATGAAATGGACCATACCGATATTGAGCACTTTgtgtaattataacaaaacaagatatcatagtattaaaactatacttttctctatattgttctaaaaaaaaatataacaatgattatagtcaataaattatattatattacattatatttttaataaaccataACAACAGTGTTACCTATGTagtattatgaaatactcataaaattaactataataaactacCTAGTAGGTAGTTAAATGgcctgataatattttatcaattaaaaatatatagtatacgaaaaaacataaaaatataataaatataatacataaataggtattacctTATCAGCTCGTgtgattttaagtattatattaatcgataatattataaaattattatgaagtgATCTATATACTGTTGAAATTCAGATGATGGATAGAATATATAGTTGAAAGTATGAATTCAAGATTTGTGAACAATAGTCCATTATACATGGATTTATCGCTTCTATGCCTAGTCAActtcaatagttttaaaaatggtttatcCTAAAAACAGCCTTGAAAGCTCtctctaaaaatttaatctaatttacagtaaatgtTGATTTTGGAAGAATTCTATCAAAAATTAAGAGAAGAATTAGTAAGTTTTGGTAATAAttgagataattttaaaaaatcagttaaatatgaatataattttgaaaatttcgatTGAGAAGATGAATACCAAGAAATTGAAGAAACTGCCGGATTAAATATGACCTGTAAAAGATACAAAAATTGTGCTTGGTGCtgttttaagttattagtcaaatacaatttgtataataatgcgtatataaatttatctttgacttataattatcttttaacaCTACCGATAACACAAGTAGCATGTGAAAGGTCATTTTCAACACTAAAATTCATGAAAAAATCGATAACGAAAAACTCTAACTAATGAGAATTTAGAAGCATTTATGTTGATGTCCGTGGAAAAACGAAAATTAGATTCTATAGATGACGATATTTTAATCGACAGAATCGGAGAAACTAGTGAAGTTATGAAAAAAcctaattatgtaaaacagGAATTACTTTaagagttaattttaatatatagatattatactaaaatgtgtacactgtatctatatataaaaatatcttatacattatgtgtaacttttatatctacataaaatgttgaaaatatttttaaataataaaggtttttttttgataattttttttttacatacttataacCAAATCGTTGATCCTCTGTTAATTTTTGACCTGGCAAAAAAAATTCTCGGCCTAAAATATTAACCCAGTCCGTCCctgcataaatgtataatgtaagaataatataacagtgCATCGATACCGCtggtttttatgtaaaaataatgccTACACACCACCGCATTTGtatgtatcaataaaatatatagatgtgttgtaataattattttcatataatatttatccatttataaataaattcatacacTTAACTAGACGATTATGTCTAGATTCGTTATGCAATGCggtaattttatatacgctaataaaataatatgtataaacttattacaatattgtatgattAGGTTTAggtaataaagtttttaagtaATGATATAAACtacatactaattttatttaacttactaaaaaacttaattttactaCAACTCAAACTAGGGGGGGTTGTTAAGGGCGCCAAAACATGGTTTTGCCCAGGGCGCCAATACTTATTACGCCGACCCTGCTACCTACAAttcttatattgttttattaacaaaattattaatttattgaattaaacaataattaatgaactatacctatacatttttcttccttattatttatttttacatgacAATTGATTATGACATAGACTGTTAcatagcatattatttttaaaacaagcaCACCTACTTGATTGGCAAGGAGATTTTGCGTTACAGTAAAATCCTTGTCCTCCTgagattgttttaataaattcagcattttttattttatcaattcgaTCAGtgatgataaaaattagtaattttttaaaaaattcactaTTGaactatcaaaattaataaattaatatttttagcaaaattggatatttaaacgaaaaataacgattacctaggttatttatatactattacgaaatatgtaattcattgtgatttgaaactttttatcGCTATggtgtatgttattatttgcttatttatttatttttgtgagcAGAAACAATGACGTTTTCAATATATTCTGAttagttttaagtaaattaaacgCATAAACCTATTCACAAAGTTCTACAGTTATGTGTCAATATTGACTAAAGTTGAGCaagtaatacatatttcatagttgttgatattaagattattattaaataatatattatgtattaaaaagtattttttttgcaataaatACTCTAATCTGATACGTATATATTCTTATAGCAAAACAAATTTCCACGGGTGACTTTCCTGGACTTTTTTTTGCATGATACATGATGTCGTAGAAATCCGTTCCACCGCCACTTACTCAAATCTGCATCATTGTCTACTACTGTCAACGCCGTGACTTCTATCCGATGGTATCGGTAAGCCACGTCGATGCTCAACATCCACTATATCCGTGGCGCTGTCCGATGCTCGCGTTCGTCGCACTGGTGACAAAAGCCAGCAAGCCACAACTAACTGGTCGAACAGTTTCTATATAAATGTCATCCTGCATTGCAACCGATGTTCGCCACAATACGTCGGTCTAAAAATCATAACCGCAGAAAACGTGATATAGATAACATACTgtcttatacaattattgtacacaGACACACAGTAGACTGTTGACGGGATAGAAAAGCTGAAGATGAAGTTTAGGGTGAGTTGAAATTGagttttattagattatttttttctgtttggtAGGGATAATTCATTTCTATTATGTTTGAAGTATTAATTGTCACATATCCTAAACTCACACATTCACACACATGACACAagctttattaattattagtaattatgtataacaattatctgatagtttttaattgataattacttTCAAGGTTTCCAATACGATTATTAAGTTTGgttatcttattattaggTTTTTCGATACTACCTAGACGAtcgttacattaatttatttataaaaaaaacctactaATTACCAACAAAAACATATTCCTCATAAATACTGGGCAATGAGGtacatgtaatttttaaatgctggtattatattagaagaaggtaattaaattatattttacgtgtTGATATATTcatgtgatttatttttaaaatattatttatgtattgaagTTATCTAGAGATAAGTGGGCAAGGcacatgcatttatatttttaatatactatggCTTTATTCGTCGTTAATATTTTAGCACTCATTAGACACTAATTAGTGAGCaggaaatatgttaaattttattttttgaaatcatattttattttacacagtgCTATTATTCTATCTGTCcagaaatattaagttatcatATAgcaaaacgtttaaaaataacatagtaGTGGATCCATTTTGTGGAAGAGACGTAATATAATCCAACTGGCAAAGACGCGCAAAAAAGGTATTATCTTTACTATGTAACATAATGTTTAGTATACGTTTTAATAACTTGTGTTTAGCTATAGCAACTAATATTGATCCTGAAAAGATCggataaataagtaatataatgctGAGACATGTGGTGTTTctgataaaattgaattaatggtTGGTGacttctttttaatttacccAACGTTAAAAACAGATGTTATATTCATGTCATCACCATAGGGAGGatcaagaaatttaatttataaaagctaTAGTTTAGACTCATTAGAATCTATGTGCAATGATCATTTTAAAGgcgatttatataattttgatcttGCTAAAACTATTGCGCTTAACATAGCATTTCATATGCCAACAAATACAGATATATTAGAAGTATGACACATGATTATGGTTTTAGTATACACtaaactatgtattataatattttagtgtttgtGGTTAGCATAAGATTTTGGAAAAGTGGAAATCCAGCAGAACATTATTGATGGAAAGTTGAATTCACTTACAGCATTCTATGGAAACTTCAATTAGAGTAACTGACAATTGTCAGTGattattgaaaacataatttaaatgtataaactaattacgtttgtttgttaaaaataaagttattttgatttttcttcaTTAGTTTTACGTGtatttactgtatttattGGCCTAAGTTTATCTTTAACAAATacagtttgatatttttttcggtGAACACTTTATCTTTATggccttataatttataactttcgataaaaataatgcaatattttgtaaaagtatGAGCTCAAACGCTATTATTGCGCGACACTATAATACACTCGATAGGATGACTTATCAActccaaatttttttaactagcaACTATGTTTagccaataataaaaataccaaatgtCTTAAGTGCGGAAGTGCTATGAAtttatacctacgtataaatAGATAAGGTGTTcagtaatttgaattaaaacaacataatattcatcattctcgacaatatattttttaattattattttttttttttttaattatttaaaataatgatatacaatatagtataattttcaatttatttccgATAGACCACATACTATATAACAGTCTAGAGAATAATCTCATGTTTATTCGctctttttttcttatttattaattaataatgaagcataattgatattattataaaacaagatattgtttttactcGTTCCAGATAATTTTACACGCACAATTATAGCTTAGATCTTCCAACAAAATTTTATGCTgtttgatgaaatatttatgacataatgtaagcttaatatttaaaaaaataaatgataattgtttgttatattttaactggcttaaatatcaaaacataacaacattatactatgtaatattatacacaaattaatcACAATAGGaggcaataaataaattaataaacagatTGTTGAAATTATCATACCAGTACTGAATACACATAAACGACGTCAAActggaaattatattaatagaaagtaatatacctaccgataataatatgaaatattatttttttgactaacaattttgaaagtaatgattaattaaaaaatatcagataATTGTACTACATAGTTACTAATAAAGCTTTTGCCATGTGTAATGATATGCTCACACATCATaattcattgtatattttattattttattaaataaataacgttaaAGTTGTCGCATGTAGATAACCcttaataaaaaccaataatccCTATTGATCATTGATGAAAGAAACGATTTACATTGTTTGGTCACGTAGAAACTCACACGTTATTATGACAATATGGCGTAAAGCGTGTGATCTATTTCGTGTGCTGCCAGAAAGATGGTCCAGTGAGGCTCTCCGTCATCGGGGAGAAAGCCGGTTTCTCTAAGGACGCGGAGGCCTTTGATGGAGCCGCCTGCGACACTGGCAGGCTTGACCACGTCGTCTTCTCTCATCAGTGCAGACGCaccagtaattttaataatatctcttTTATAAGTGCAGGTGCACCACTAGAATTAGTTACATCTCTTAAGAGTGCATAAGCaccaaacaatttaataatataccctTCAAGAGTACACGAGCACCAGATACACCCACCACACCGGCGACTGACTGCGAGTGACAACTGGACCATTTTCACTCCAACGAAATACTTcagtaatgttttttatttggatCCGTGTAATTAACCCATTctagttttgttaaaataactacAGGTTAACAAGTTTAACAGCGAATAAGGTAAGGTGCATgcgcataattttatttgtgttaatTTGTGTAAATCTGCTTTTCTACATTTAATTACTACAGTGTATTTGATCATATTCTCGAATCACGAGCTCAAGAGCCCTCCGACTATCAGGAGGAAGGTAATagcgtaattttaaataattttaatatttacatctgATAGGTGACTTTATTCAAGTCTTGCGTCCCTTGTATCTGTCTCTTTAGAATTAACATTAACTCATACTATagctacttattttttatttattttatttttgcgtcatgtgtgtgcgtgtgtgtgtgtggaatGAGTTAGCCCCCCTACCAAATCCAGTTAAACTCAACTTCAACTCACCCTCAACTTCATCTTCATTTTTTCTAGCCCGTCAATAGTCTCCGCAATCTCCACCGTCATCGCCACCGCCAACGCAAACGCCAAAAACGATGAGAACTGAATGTACATCACAGGGTGACGTGGCTAAGGGGTCCAAGGACGTCGTGCCCTCATAAACTGAATCCAAATTACAGGAGAATACTAACATGGACATAGAAGACTTTCAAATCGGTCGTTAACTTTTCCTGTCAGACCCAGTGTTGCCAAATGgcatcatgtttttttttatgtttatagcaAAAATATTACGCTGTTGATGGAAATGATTTTGCAAATACGTGTGTACTGTGTATACTTACTGAttagtgttttaatattatacagtgtcaCTTATGTCgtttgcgttttttttttaaatattattgatcgaTAAcatggaattaaaaaaaaaaaaacgagtgattctgtattttaaaattttaagtgatCGATCGatataaccataaaaaaaactccGAGTAAAACGGCAAAAGATAAATtctgtatattacaataattattagttataaattataatgatgaaatatttaattgatcagCAAATAAtcctagaaaaaaaataatcatgataaagaacgtttagtaaaaaaaattaaagcatcATGTAaactaaaacttataatatttaagttaatatttaataatcataaataatatttataaaaatgaatttttttgctTTATCTGTCACTCTTTTGGTCCCGTTGCAGACGGTTAATTGAGGTTTAACTGCGTATACTATCTGTCTGTCTGTCTGGGTACATGTTAATTCCATCACAAGTATACCCTACCTTTTTTTAGTGTAAACACCGccagaaaaaaaatcagttaacagtataaaatgtatatctataatatattattttaaaaaaaaaaaattataataataattatgcacattaaataatagttaggtacgcataatatatcaaaaaatatacaaaacttaaaaataaaaataataatattgttctattATAAGATAagcatacaatatttacaattgttGAGCCCTCTAAGATCCGGGAACTATCTTCCTCAGCAAGctggtatgtatatataaaacacggCTCGAGAGGGTGAACAGAAAAAACGCAATTTGGTACGTGACCAGCGTAACCCCTTACAAATATACAGtgatacacataaaataaaatatatacagcaGTTGCGTGACGATTTTTTTTGGGCCGACCTAAGTCCACCGCCCTAGACTTCTCATACAGAGCTCCTCTTCTCGGGTCGACCTGAGCCCGCCACCCACGACACCCGTGTTGATATTGGCCTCGACGGCTGGAGGGACTGAGCAATATATGCTCAATAATCAttacacctatatataatgCTAAGACCTGTACTTTAAACTTCTGGGGGGGGGCTTATAGTCACTTAACACTAAACACTGTCAAAGTTTCTATCTATTACaggtaagaaaataaaactggtggtttacatattatagcaGGGCCTGATTTAGGCATTTTGTGGCCTTaggcaaaataattttataattgtcaaCAGTAGCATATATAGGCATATAATAGCCATAGCACCCCTCCACAAATGTGTTgcgtaaaacaaaataataatttattacaatttagtatttaccacCACTTACACATTTTCACaaacataattatgttatatatttttttacctctACAGGCTACAGATTtcttgtacctattattttcatttacattttacgcTGATaaggattaattattttatttttttgaaatattatttgtttcttatatttatttataaggttCATAAAAATCCGAGGCCCTCTAATAACGGAGGCCATAGGCAGTTGCCTATCCTGCCTAATGATAAATATGGCCCTGTATTATAGACCTTTTCATTGCCTTTTTATCTAACCGGTATTTCGGCAGAGTTTACAATCGCCTGTCTGTCTGTATTATtaacgtgtatatatacacaaaaaaaaacaaccatacatcattattttgatattgaatCTTTAAATAGTCCATCGGAATAAAAGCATTGGAATtggaaatttgaataaaatatatagtttgaaaCAAACCAAAGCAcaacaaatattcaatattggaAGTATTGGCTAGAGGTATAAATAGACTGTGGAACAAATCGTTATTAGAACAAATATTTCTTGGAACAAATGAGCATTAGGACAattaatgtacctacattttgaatattaattttatttaattagctaATTGACTATGAAATGAAATGAATGAAATGAATGGCTATTTAGTGAACCAAAAGATATAATTGATCTGTAAGACACCTGTGGTTTTTATCTAAACCTCTGGCGATCGTACATCTAGAACGGGATAGTTGGCTAACCACAATCTTGTTTGGTTAAATATGATAACAGCGTGCTGTTATCATGGCAAGCAGCGGTACATGAtttgtttacataattttcgATACTTGACCGTACAGCATTGCGTACAGCTCTGAGCACACAGCATTGCTAAATTCTCCTCGAGGAAACCCTCTCTAATCTATTAGTTTCACGTCTTGGGTCTAGTCCGTTACATATATCCCAATTCTAAAGTTACCATCTAAAGATTTTTCCAGTAAACGAGGTAAGGTGTTAGTCACACGTTCCTGTTTCTGACGATGTTTTATTCTGAGGACGGTGACGGGATGACGCAAGACGTTTTCAAAGCTATATTCGTCAATGACTTTGACGGCCTCCAGAGGATCTACGCTAAACACGACCTGAGCACAGATATACTGGACGAACATGGCATGACTCCGCTCCAACATGCCGCGTATAAGGGTAACGAGCAAATCGTCCGTTGGCTGTTGAACAGGGTTGGTAAacatcagatttttttttgttttatctatttaatgtttactgATCGTTTTGTTTATTGCAGGGCGCTGACGTTAATTCGGGGAAACATAAGTATCAGTACACTGCCTTGCATTTCGCTGCCCTCAGCGGCAACCCTGTTGTATGTAGTTTGCTGTTGGCTGCCGGTGCCAAAAGTGATGTGACCAATACAGTAGGACGCACAGCTTCACAAATGGGTGCTTTTGTTGGTTAGTACTCTTATTAATCGCACTGATCAGGTGTTCATggcatatatattgtttaaacacAGGCAATCACAACTGCGTGGCGGTAATTAGCAATTATGTACCAGAAGAAGAAGTCACTTGTTACACACTACCAGACTCGAATGAAAACGAACCAAAATTACCTTCAGAGTTAGCCCAACCTGTtcacaaatttattatgatggtattattattattcatttttaatattggcaACATCATACAACTAGATTATATTGATTGTTATGACTAATAACTATCATTGTACCATAATATCTTACAGACCAACATCCATCCAGTAAAAGTGGCTCTTGAAATACCTCCAGTTTTCCTAGTCGATGATAATGCATCGAAAATTTACAAAGTGTTGAATTTGATGTGCGAGcgtgaaattaataaacaactaGAGACTAATGAAGTGATGGCATTCAAGTTTCATTATTTAGCTAGTATTCTGATTGAAATTGCCAAACACAAGTAATTTCTTGTTTAAATAgttcacaatatattttgcatttcaaaatatttctcattta includes the following:
- the LOC113553318 gene encoding ankyrin repeat and MYND domain-containing protein 2 codes for the protein MFYSEDGDGMTQDVFKAIFVNDFDGLQRIYAKHDLSTDILDEHGMTPLQHAAYKGNEQIVRWLLNRGADVNSGKHKYQYTALHFAALSGNPVVCSLLLAAGAKSDVTNTVGRTASQMGAFVGNHNCVAVISNYVPEEEVTCYTLPDSNENEPKLPSELAQPVHKFIMMTNIHPVKVALEIPPVFLVDDNASKIYKVLNLMCEREINKQLETNEVMAFKFHYLASILIEIAKHNDIKTEKQSDPKELFIKKILKSEIYSEQFLKDCIRMFPFRDCTIFRQMVASLTRGKDGMTALNVILVMIGNRRGMGIDSFGEERVCGTCAENNATKKCAKCKAVQYCNRECQRIHWFVHKKECNREASNNGTCQTSIDSSHVAESLSGLGIN